Proteins co-encoded in one Dreissena polymorpha isolate Duluth1 chromosome 12, UMN_Dpol_1.0, whole genome shotgun sequence genomic window:
- the LOC127853739 gene encoding BTB/POZ domain-containing protein 6-B-like codes for MSQSRQLQTERNNKTRANSNQTTGNRAEENPNGRSASIRSPAAISRTPSADRRLLRTLTVSPNVDNPTPEPDINNFVRKSQPVKQQSLHTQSRRSQGQHTGTPVESAVTPRQSRLRTPTESYVGSPNRTPDDGSADEGSKPGRTSRVVITLPATDNEIRADAWQSGKTVVESNSYMLKYEVACDVTFTVGESREEIRAHKYMLLARSPVLFKSLIKHMEKPDVRIDVPDIKPHNFRELLQYVYTDVFDIHSDNAPFMLYAARKFQLKGLSSLCFQFLDAEMHDETVCKIMEQAHIYNENGLYEKCVRYIYTNGNAVLAKPSFAELCSECVERIIKSDDLRASEQAVFEACVVWANAECRRQKKQATDETRRKVLGKLLYYVRFPVMDVTYFTQKVSLGQLLSHDETLSIFQFFHGEENQLPHRFIRQERNQFPRNVTENAEPLMLSTTSRSPSVISATRFPGTDGQWKQNGPPDAISFTVSQPIVLYGVEIYGAASGKETYALQILVYDDITREEIRKNDASLFTNSIKDKYEVYLARPLRIPPRRVFTVVVIMKGTPTHKGVDGERTLIMDGVTFEFTDSNRSSNGTDASVGQIPGILFNKTQ; via the exons ATGTCTCAGAGCAGACAGTTACAAACCGAACGAAATAACAAAACACGAGCCAACAGCAACCAAACTACCGGTAATAGAGCGGAGGAAAACCCGAACGGGAGAAGTGCGTCGATCCGAAGCCCGGCAGCCATATCTCGCACCCCAAGCGCAGACAGACGTCTCCTGCGCACGCTCACCGTCTCGCCAAACGTGGACAACCCCACACCGGAACCAGATATTAACAATTTTGTGCGCAAGTCGCAGCCTGTCAAACAACAAAGTCTGCACACGCAGTCACGGCGTTCGCAAGGGCAGCACACGGGAACGCCAGTGGAGAGTGCTGTAACGCCGCGGCAAAGTCGCCTACGCACGCCCACAGAGTCCTATGTCGGCAGTCCTAACCGCACACCGGATGACGGTAGCGCCGATGAAGGTTCCAAACCGGGTCGCACAAGCAGGGTGGTCATAACACTTCCTGCAACGGATAATGAGATCAGAGCG GACGCATGGCAGTCGGGGAAGACGGTAGTCGAGTCCAACAGCTACATGCTCAAGTACGAG GTTGCGTGTGACGTCACATTCACCGTGGGTGAATCACGTGAGGAGATTCGTGCGCACAAATACATGCTGCTCGCGCGGAGTCCAGTGCTCTTTAAGTCACTCATAAAACACATGGAGAAACCTGACGTGCGGATAGACGTCCCCGATATAAAGCCACATAACTTTCGGGAGCTGCTACA GTATGTATATACCGATGTGTTCGACATCCACTCAGACAACGCGCCGTTCATGCTTTATGCGGCCCGGAAGTTCCAGCTGAAGGGATTGTCAAGCCTGTGTTTCCAGTTCCTGGACGCGGAGATGCACGACGAGACCGTGTGCAAGATCATGGAACAGGCGCATATATACAATGAAAACGGCCTGTATGAGAAGTGTGTCCGCTACATATACACCAACGGTAACGCTGTCTTGGCAAAGCCGTCGTTCGCGGAGTTGTGCTCGGAGTGCGTGGAGCGGATCATCAAGTCAGACGACCTGCGCGCGTCAGAGCAGGCCGTGTTTGAGGCGTGTGTCGTCTGGGCAAACGCTGAATGCAGACGTCAAAAGAAGCAGGCGACAGATGAAACGAGACGCAAAGTGCTTGGCAAGCTGTTGTACTACGTACGTTTTCCGGTGATGGATGTGACTTATTTTACACAGAAAGTTTCACTAGGTCAGCTTCTGTCACACGATGAAACGCTGTCTATATTTCAATTTTTTCATGGTGAGGAAAACCAACTCCCTCACAGGTTCATCCGACAGGAACGAAACCAGTTCCCGCGGAACGTTACGGAGAACGCCGAGCCTTTAATGCTAAGTACCACGTCACGCAGTCCCAGCGTGATCAGCGCAACACGGTTTCCCGGAACAGACGGTCAATGGAAGCAGAACGGGCCGCCCGATGCCATTTCTTTCACAGTTTCACAACCAATAGTTCTTTATGGGGTGGAAATATATGGCGCTGCATCCGGAAAAGAGACATACGCGCTGCAGATCCTTGTATACGACGACATCACCCGAGAAGAGATACGTAAGAACGACGCCAGTTTATTCACGAACTCTATAAAAGATAAGTACGAGGTGTACCTGGCCCGCCCGCTGCGGATCCCCCCGCGGCGCGTGTTCACTGTGGTGGTTATCATGAAGGGTACGCCCACCCACAAAGGCGTGGACGGCGAGAGGACGCTGATAATGGACGGGGTCACGTTTGAGTTCACGGACAGCAACCGCAGTTCCAATGGAACGGACGCCAGTGTCGGCCAGATTCCGGGCATTCTCTTTAATAAAACACAATGA